From Asterias rubens chromosome 6, eAstRub1.3, whole genome shotgun sequence, one genomic window encodes:
- the LOC117291500 gene encoding uncharacterized protein LOC117291500, protein MSKRKSRKPNISASEISIPSKTTTFSDETDDFAHRQSFRKGGSSRPGSGPTAVPTDWRIGVIMAVCLPLSLLVLWYITLPLIGWILSSIIGSGLTQKLGFFKQDILTRMTSECPLWIAAEDRAFLEDKSHEDILRVSDVSQENLEEIVRRGEPVIVTDALRDWEAFGLYNCGYFMRKFPGAKYFDWQGQEYVSFGNITKRSPFTGLQCASGYMDTSVESNKKYFKEWLTKMPTPYFLKENSYILRPNGLNDEPAVTGFIGVPGTGVTPHLDETCNTIMTVQLSGVKNWSMSWPVKENGRIRWRKPIVFTLYPGEAMFWYVAMRHHTEVIDDCSLSFSFLLNTPAPRDYLKKLVQDLSSVSREERDALFLETGTSKVDYIDSCGIVEDKGTDFINS, encoded by the exons atgtcCAAAAGGAAATCAAGAAAACCGAATATCTCAGCATCTGAGATTAGTATTCCGAGTAAAACAACAACCTTCAGCGATGAAACCGACGACTTTGCTCACAGACAAAGTTTCCGAAAAGGCGGTTCGTCCAGACCCGGAAGTGGCCCTACCGCCGTGCCTACGGACTGGCGGATCGGCGTGATCATGGCAGTTTGCCTGCCGTTGTCGCTGCTTGTTCTATGGTACATAACACTGCCACTGATCGGGTGGATACTGTCATCAATTATTGGGTCGGGGCTCACACAGAAGTTGGGCTTCTTTAAACAAG ACATCTTGACAAGGATGACGTCTGAATGTCCATTGTGGATAGCAGCTGAGGATCGAGCTTTCCTTGAAGACAAGTCACATGAGGACATCCTTAGAGTCAGTGACGTGTCTCAGGAGAATTTAGAGGAGATTGTCAGACGTGGGGAGCCAGTCATTGTCACTGATGCTTTGAGGG ATTGGGAGGCGTTTGGTTTATACAACTGTGGATATTTCATGAGAAAATTCCCTGGCGCTAAATACTTTGATTGGCAA GGGCAGGAGtatgtatcctttggcaatatTACGAAGAGGTCACCCTTCACTGGATTGCAGTGCGCCAGTGGTTACATGGACACATCCGTGGAGTCGaacaagaaatatttcaag GAATGGCTTACAAAAATGCCCACGCCATATTTTCTAAAGGAAAACAGCTATATTCTGCGTCCTAATGGCCTTAATGACGAACCAGCTGTGACTGGATTTATTGGTGTCCCTGGGACTGGTGTGACACCTCATCTGGATGAGACATGCAACACAATAATGACAGTACAG CTTTCTGGTGTTAAAAACTGGAGCATGTCTTGGCCAGTGAAGGAGAATGGCAGAATACGATGGCGGAAACCTATAGTTTTCACTCTTTATCCAG GTGAAGCAATGTTCTGGTATGTCGCAATGAGGCACCACACAGAGGTAATCGATGATTGTTCGCTCAGTTTTAGCTTTCTTCTAAACACACCGGCACCAAGggactatttaaaaaaacttgtacAAGATCTTTCTTCGGTATCGAGGGAGGAACGTGACGCACTCTTTTTAGAAACAGGAACATCCAAAGTAGATTACATTGACAGTTGCGGTATTGTTGAAGATAAAGGAACTGATTTTATCAAtagttaa